In a single window of the Tellurirhabdus bombi genome:
- a CDS encoding tyrosine-type recombinase/integrase, which produces MNPLQASLKLSFDKAKHDLVSLKLRVNYKGDRKRYALPIKEGILISETEFERLLKFHESQNKRVAAETQKLYARILPFIEKAEAVIEQLGANFSFELFKEAFYSEGKAEEVIIQPHDVITLMQAKAEAMDAEDRPGNADMYIVAAKSLIRFRDAMTPQQRRSLMPGSGDSLLFSHLTPTFLKAYERWMLKSGKISQKPGGPSSGASITTVGIYLREVRAVYKEAIKKGLAGQSDYPFGEYTIPSGKNTKKALTKEDILKIMQHPCAEGMEQRGRDLWVFSYLSNGMNLSDICRLRWRDIDKEKKAISFVREKTRETSKAGQAKITVKLFPESLAILERWGTKEAADGDFVFPFLTDEMTARRKKEIIKQVVKDTNKHVNKIAQAVGIKGEVNTYEARHSFATILLRSEAPVAFISQALGHKNIATTEAYLGSFEDEQTQKYLDSLL; this is translated from the coding sequence ATGAACCCTCTGCAAGCCAGCCTTAAGCTCTCCTTTGACAAAGCTAAACATGATTTGGTTTCCCTCAAACTCCGCGTCAATTACAAGGGCGATCGCAAGCGCTACGCCCTGCCCATCAAGGAAGGGATTCTGATTTCAGAAACCGAGTTCGAGCGCCTGTTGAAGTTCCACGAGTCCCAGAACAAGCGGGTAGCGGCCGAGACCCAGAAGCTCTACGCCCGCATTCTACCCTTCATCGAAAAAGCTGAGGCGGTGATCGAGCAGCTCGGAGCTAATTTCTCGTTTGAACTTTTCAAAGAAGCCTTCTACTCGGAAGGAAAGGCTGAGGAGGTGATCATTCAACCGCACGACGTGATTACCCTCATGCAGGCCAAGGCCGAGGCCATGGATGCCGAGGATCGTCCCGGCAACGCCGATATGTACATCGTGGCGGCCAAGTCCCTGATTCGTTTTAGGGATGCCATGACGCCCCAGCAGCGCCGCAGCCTTATGCCCGGTAGCGGCGATTCGCTTTTGTTTTCCCACCTGACACCGACTTTCTTGAAAGCCTACGAACGCTGGATGCTAAAAAGCGGGAAGATTTCCCAGAAACCGGGCGGGCCGAGTAGTGGAGCCAGCATCACCACGGTGGGTATCTACCTCCGCGAGGTGCGGGCCGTTTATAAAGAGGCTATCAAAAAAGGGCTGGCGGGACAGTCGGACTATCCCTTCGGGGAGTACACCATCCCGTCAGGCAAGAATACCAAGAAAGCGCTCACCAAAGAAGATATCCTAAAGATTATGCAGCACCCCTGCGCTGAGGGCATGGAGCAGCGCGGGCGGGACCTGTGGGTGTTTTCCTACCTGTCTAACGGTATGAACCTTTCGGACATTTGCCGCCTGCGCTGGCGGGACATTGACAAAGAGAAAAAGGCCATCTCGTTTGTGCGGGAAAAGACCAGGGAAACCAGCAAGGCCGGACAGGCTAAAATTACCGTCAAGCTTTTCCCTGAATCGCTGGCCATCCTGGAGCGGTGGGGGACTAAGGAAGCGGCGGATGGCGACTTTGTTTTTCCGTTCCTAACCGATGAGATGACCGCCCGGCGCAAAAAGGAGATCATCAAACAGGTCGTCAAGGATACCAACAAGCACGTCAACAAGATCGCCCAGGCGGTGGGCATCAAAGGGGAGGTGAACACCTACGAGGCCCGGCACTCATTCGCCACGATCCTGCTTCGATCCGAAGCGCCGGTGGCGTTTATTAGCCAGGCACTGGGGCATAAGAACATCGCCACGACCGAGGCCTATCTGGGGAGTTTTGAGGACGAGCAAACGCAGAAGTATCTGGATTCGCTGTTGTAG
- a CDS encoding ATP-binding protein translates to MTRSTQHDFGVLYGQKTTEDALLIYSSYDDAKASPQTGDFIVLTPKNEDGRKFLARVEAEIYDEDPIFRNQDKTLIAVHYARISERELSDRDKQKMFSYTYKVKILGTFEGDGKNFTTAVRKLPVVSYHARHLKPREAENILNKTNEKGTLIGTLCIGEDQHSDTSILFDTDKLREKRTMVFAQSGFGKTNLMKVLIHNTINNAKYGKLIFDLNGEYSKSTPKTYGFGDIDSDAIRKNLIVYSDNNIDPKGRFSYSGKVAINMHKHLSVGDILNFSAGFSEVMKSFLLYLDDNQIGDFVSKIDTYVAQPSLLHRDFSDFWPENKNTKGEVKEDVSARKTILAIRKRLSFLLDNNKGLHYSQSNLVEDVFASLKRGKTVIIDLSLKDNAESSIISTILIRKLFENNKSYYTSPASSSASVINAVVFVEEAQNVLSEEFVRSNANAFVRVAKEGRKFGLGLVAITQRPSAISEEIRTQAENFFVLHMGNLKDIKALVESNINYDGVIAKFIQSETIVGNLYMVSSNQSFAIPVRVSEFEEQVKEFVYSDAQLGKHKSNR, encoded by the coding sequence ATGACAAGATCAACCCAACATGATTTCGGCGTCCTTTATGGTCAAAAGACCACTGAAGATGCCTTATTAATCTATTCCTCTTACGACGATGCAAAAGCCAGCCCTCAAACGGGGGACTTCATAGTGCTTACGCCAAAAAATGAAGATGGAAGAAAGTTTTTGGCGCGTGTCGAAGCCGAAATTTATGATGAAGATCCTATTTTTAGGAATCAAGATAAAACATTAATTGCCGTACACTATGCTCGGATTTCAGAGAGAGAACTTTCTGACCGAGACAAGCAGAAGATGTTCAGTTATACCTATAAGGTAAAAATATTGGGAACATTTGAGGGTGATGGCAAAAACTTCACAACGGCAGTCAGGAAATTACCCGTTGTTTCGTATCATGCCAGACATCTTAAACCCAGGGAGGCAGAAAATATCTTGAATAAAACAAACGAAAAGGGGACTTTAATTGGAACGCTATGTATTGGGGAGGATCAACATAGTGATACCTCAATTTTATTTGATACTGATAAATTAAGGGAAAAACGCACAATGGTTTTCGCTCAGTCAGGCTTTGGAAAAACCAATCTGATGAAGGTCTTGATACATAATACTATCAATAACGCAAAGTATGGAAAGCTTATATTTGATCTAAACGGCGAATATTCAAAAAGTACTCCTAAAACATATGGCTTTGGAGACATTGATTCAGACGCTATTAGAAAGAATTTAATTGTTTATTCAGATAATAACATTGATCCTAAGGGCAGATTTTCTTATTCCGGAAAAGTTGCAATAAATATGCACAAGCACCTGTCCGTTGGTGATATACTTAATTTCAGTGCAGGCTTTTCTGAAGTGATGAAGTCCTTTCTCCTATATTTAGATGACAACCAAATAGGAGACTTTGTTTCAAAAATAGATACCTATGTTGCACAGCCAAGTCTATTACATAGAGATTTCTCTGATTTTTGGCCTGAAAATAAAAATACAAAAGGTGAAGTCAAAGAAGACGTAAGTGCAAGAAAAACTATTTTAGCTATTCGTAAACGCCTTTCTTTTTTACTAGATAATAACAAAGGTTTACATTATAGTCAATCTAATTTGGTTGAAGACGTATTTGCATCTCTAAAAAGGGGTAAGACTGTCATTATTGATTTGTCCCTAAAGGATAATGCTGAATCAAGTATCATCTCAACTATCCTGATTAGGAAGCTTTTTGAAAACAACAAAAGTTATTATACTTCACCAGCGTCCTCAAGTGCATCAGTAATTAACGCTGTTGTTTTTGTTGAAGAAGCACAAAATGTACTATCAGAAGAATTTGTAAGATCTAACGCTAATGCTTTTGTTAGAGTTGCAAAAGAAGGTAGAAAATTCGGCTTGGGTTTGGTAGCTATTACTCAAAGGCCCTCTGCAATTTCTGAAGAGATTCGTACACAGGCCGAAAATTTCTTTGTACTGCATATGGGTAATTTAAAAGATATTAAGGCTTTGGTTGAAAGCAATATAAATTATGATGGTGTTATTGCTAAGTTTATTCAGTCAGAAACTATTGTAGGCAACTTATATATGGTTTCCTCTAATCAGTCATTTGCAATACCTGTTAGAGTATCTGAATTTGAAGAACAAGTTAAAGAGTTTGTGTACTCTGATGCTCAATTAGGAAAGCACAAGTCAAATCGTTGA
- a CDS encoding N-acetylmuramoyl-L-alanine amidase family protein yields MGKPQTGKSRVTAAPPKAGNKKQQTRKTSTKSAKQVKRVRVKNANKSSKVKQQANRSLANKTTSRKPLGGTVFYLASGHGGPDPGAIGRYGRYLLPEDEYAYDVTIRLSQILKQQGATVYMMVQDPDDGIRNEAVLKLDKDEVAYPNLRIPLNQTARLNQTTTAVNRLHARHRESYQRLITIHVDSRSQGQTIDVFFYHHERSAAGRRLAEHIHRRFKTNYRRYQPARSYSGNVTTRSSLYVVRNSHPPTVFIELGNIQNRQDQRRFLLASNRQALASWMAQGILDDYRSRKGQ; encoded by the coding sequence ATGGGAAAGCCCCAGACGGGAAAGTCCCGCGTTACGGCTGCCCCGCCGAAAGCAGGGAATAAAAAGCAGCAAACCCGAAAAACCAGTACCAAATCGGCTAAGCAGGTGAAGCGCGTTCGGGTGAAGAACGCGAATAAATCCTCGAAGGTGAAGCAACAGGCAAATCGTTCGTTAGCAAATAAAACAACGTCCCGAAAGCCGCTCGGTGGCACTGTTTTCTATCTTGCTTCGGGCCACGGTGGACCGGATCCGGGCGCTATTGGGCGCTATGGCCGTTATTTGCTTCCCGAAGATGAGTATGCCTACGATGTTACTATCCGTCTCTCACAGATCCTGAAACAGCAAGGAGCTACCGTCTATATGATGGTGCAAGACCCTGATGATGGAATTCGCAACGAGGCTGTTCTGAAACTGGATAAAGACGAGGTAGCTTACCCCAACCTGCGGATTCCCCTCAACCAGACGGCTCGGTTAAATCAGACGACAACGGCCGTGAACCGGCTTCATGCACGTCATAGAGAATCCTACCAGCGTCTGATTACCATTCACGTTGACAGCCGCAGCCAGGGGCAAACCATTGATGTGTTTTTCTATCACCACGAGCGTAGTGCGGCGGGGCGCAGACTGGCGGAACACATACACCGTCGGTTTAAAACCAATTACCGGCGCTATCAACCTGCCCGGTCCTATTCCGGGAATGTCACTACCCGAAGCAGCCTTTATGTCGTTCGGAATAGCCATCCACCAACCGTTTTTATTGAGTTAGGAAATATCCAAAACCGACAGGATCAACGTCGGTTCTTGTTAGCCAGCAACCGCCAGGCGCTGGCGAGCTGGATGGCACAAGGTATTTTGGATGATTATCGTTCCCGCAAAGGCCAGTAA
- a CDS encoding response regulator has product MKQKPEIWMVDDDELVGDLIQHAFLKENLSCQLINFGTGSELLAHIENASELPALLLLDYYLLGQNGIELFKVLQENPDVRAVKVVLFSDYLKSSIVRQAEEAGLYDVERKPSNFNEWRRFAKDLCLAGHFS; this is encoded by the coding sequence ATGAAACAAAAACCCGAAATTTGGATGGTGGATGATGATGAGCTTGTAGGAGATCTGATTCAGCATGCCTTTCTCAAAGAGAACCTTTCCTGCCAGCTCATTAATTTCGGCACTGGATCGGAGTTGTTGGCGCATATCGAAAATGCATCTGAGCTGCCTGCCTTGTTGCTACTAGATTATTATTTGCTGGGCCAAAATGGCATTGAGTTATTTAAGGTGCTGCAAGAAAACCCGGATGTGCGAGCTGTGAAGGTCGTTTTGTTCAGCGATTATCTGAAGTCCAGCATCGTGCGTCAGGCTGAAGAAGCTGGTTTGTATGACGTGGAACGCAAGCCCAGCAATTTTAACGAATGGCGTCGATTTGCGAAGGATCTTTGTCTAGCGGGTCATTTTTCCTAG
- a CDS encoding helix-turn-helix domain-containing protein — protein MSNYSNTLELQTVVKSDRLKELREYLGVNQEEMSKRIETTQSNYSGMETGRRPIGKRISKEIISAFELNPDWFETGEGEMFLKGKQAVKYQNEELEKHFKVTEPHIPFIDDESSYEMVTLPYVSVPLRASFAEMSDPEANYGRLSRIQVRVYPGEDTKGQIVFAVNGDSMEPRLPSGTKVRCKKVLPEDWPYISSGVYAVSYANSFVIKRVKNNELLAKGYLTLHSDNTETGGSSDVPANQIQNIWKVLRVVDAPVL, from the coding sequence ATGAGCAATTACTCAAATACACTTGAATTACAGACGGTTGTGAAGTCGGATAGACTAAAAGAGTTAAGAGAGTACCTTGGTGTAAATCAAGAAGAGATGAGTAAGAGGATTGAAACAACTCAATCTAATTACTCTGGTATGGAGACAGGGCGTCGCCCAATTGGCAAACGCATATCAAAAGAGATAATTAGTGCTTTTGAGCTCAATCCTGATTGGTTTGAAACAGGTGAAGGTGAAATGTTTCTGAAAGGAAAACAGGCTGTGAAATATCAAAATGAAGAACTCGAGAAGCACTTTAAGGTTACTGAGCCACACATTCCTTTTATTGATGACGAGAGCAGTTATGAAATGGTTACACTCCCCTATGTATCTGTTCCACTTCGGGCCTCATTTGCTGAAATGTCAGACCCGGAGGCAAACTACGGGCGTTTGAGTCGGATTCAGGTCAGAGTCTACCCAGGTGAGGATACTAAAGGCCAGATTGTTTTTGCGGTCAATGGAGACAGTATGGAGCCTCGTCTGCCAAGTGGCACAAAAGTTCGGTGTAAGAAAGTGCTGCCTGAGGACTGGCCATACATTAGTTCAGGGGTCTATGCAGTTAGCTACGCCAATTCCTTTGTTATCAAGCGCGTTAAAAACAACGAACTGCTTGCTAAGGGCTACCTTACCCTGCATTCAGACAATACCGAAACTGGCGGCAGTTCTGATGTACCCGCCAATCAGATTCAAAATATTTGGAAGGTGCTTCGAGTGGTTGATGCGCCTGTTTTATAA
- a CDS encoding antA/AntB antirepressor family protein: MKDLIQISTNEHGAQTVSARELHTFLQVKSEFAKWCKRMFGYGFSEGVDYVEVFVKNGENQLGGRPSIDYALTLDCAKEISMLQRNERGKQARLYFIECEKRLRQVATSQSKKATKYQRLGKGEKWIEGRMQGVATRNSFTRALGAHGVTKEGFRNCTNAIYTPLYGGTTSVVRLKKGLPDKANIRDNMTELELAAINLAELLASQAIQSEGLRGNGECELACNRASRSVATAIIQNQKNKPSQTA; encoded by the coding sequence ATGAAAGACCTGATTCAGATCTCAACTAATGAGCATGGAGCGCAGACGGTCTCGGCCCGTGAGTTACACACTTTCTTGCAAGTGAAGTCAGAGTTTGCTAAATGGTGTAAGCGTATGTTTGGGTACGGTTTTTCTGAAGGCGTAGACTATGTGGAGGTTTTCGTCAAAAATGGCGAAAACCAATTGGGTGGTAGACCCTCAATTGATTACGCCCTTACTTTGGATTGCGCCAAAGAAATCTCCATGCTTCAGCGCAATGAGCGGGGCAAACAAGCTCGACTGTACTTCATCGAATGCGAAAAGCGGCTCCGTCAGGTAGCAACCTCTCAGTCCAAAAAAGCTACCAAGTACCAGCGGCTGGGCAAAGGCGAAAAGTGGATTGAAGGCAGAATGCAAGGCGTTGCCACCCGAAATAGCTTCACCCGGGCGCTCGGCGCTCACGGTGTAACCAAAGAAGGGTTCCGCAACTGTACCAACGCCATCTACACGCCCCTGTACGGAGGAACGACCAGCGTGGTTCGTCTCAAGAAAGGCCTCCCCGACAAAGCTAATATCCGCGACAACATGACTGAACTGGAGCTAGCAGCTATCAATCTAGCCGAACTACTAGCCAGTCAGGCGATCCAAAGCGAAGGCTTGCGCGGAAACGGGGAATGCGAACTGGCTTGCAACAGAGCATCCCGCTCGGTAGCAACAGCAATCATTCAGAATCAGAAAAACAAACCCTCGCAAACCGCCTGA
- a CDS encoding Druantia anti-phage system protein DruA → MKIDKSERLLEVLEKIKRRQARKAILHKLSSYGINWNDQKRHLEVPDLRDTQLRLARLTNGNANKFDDKVKSYFAQPAEIDPMRINPYLVEVKSNELSGKIWSYAMTFWSVPVSAGYGRRLRFIVFDRQNNKVIGVFGLCDPLIGSTLRDNFVGWNREQKIERLYNCLTAYVLGSVPPYNTLLGSKLVALCAMLPEVRTAFRKKYVNNETIISGKKKIPELVMIDTYGAFQKSSIYTRLLNWNFVDYTQGKSHLHITANGSWEIIKEFVPKEKFSSYAYGQGSNWKLRTLIVGLENLGFNNDGMLTIGWKRAYYTCPLAVNWREFLTMKDAKPKFIKYSRTELVTYWRTRWLLPRLDRLLERLGEV, encoded by the coding sequence ATGAAAATAGATAAATCAGAAAGGCTACTTGAAGTCCTTGAAAAAATAAAAAGGCGTCAAGCCAGGAAAGCTATTCTCCATAAACTGTCTTCTTATGGGATTAATTGGAACGATCAAAAGCGCCATTTAGAGGTACCGGATCTTCGTGACACCCAACTGAGGTTGGCCAGATTAACGAATGGCAATGCAAATAAATTCGACGATAAGGTAAAAAGCTATTTTGCTCAACCAGCAGAGATAGATCCAATGCGGATAAACCCTTATTTGGTCGAAGTAAAAAGCAATGAATTAAGTGGTAAAATTTGGTCTTATGCTATGACCTTCTGGTCTGTACCCGTAAGTGCAGGTTACGGAAGACGTTTGCGATTTATAGTATTTGACCGACAAAACAACAAAGTCATCGGCGTTTTCGGCCTTTGCGATCCACTAATTGGGTCAACCTTAAGGGATAACTTTGTTGGCTGGAATAGAGAACAAAAAATAGAGAGGCTTTATAACTGCCTGACTGCTTATGTTTTAGGATCGGTTCCTCCTTATAACACACTCCTCGGTTCTAAGCTAGTTGCTCTTTGTGCCATGTTGCCAGAAGTGAGGACAGCTTTTCGCAAAAAATACGTGAATAATGAAACTATTATTTCTGGAAAGAAAAAAATCCCGGAGTTAGTAATGATTGATACTTATGGCGCTTTTCAAAAGTCCTCCATCTACACCCGGCTTCTTAATTGGAACTTTGTTGATTATACGCAAGGAAAGAGCCATTTGCATATCACGGCTAATGGCAGTTGGGAAATTATTAAGGAATTTGTTCCTAAAGAAAAGTTCTCAAGTTATGCCTATGGTCAAGGTTCAAACTGGAAATTAAGGACCCTTATAGTAGGTTTGGAGAATTTAGGCTTTAATAACGATGGAATGCTTACGATTGGCTGGAAGCGGGCTTACTATACTTGTCCATTAGCGGTAAACTGGCGCGAGTTCTTAACAATGAAGGATGCAAAACCCAAGTTTATTAAATACTCCCGTACGGAACTTGTAACCTATTGGCGTACTAGATGGCTACTTCCTCGCTTGGACAGGCTGCTTGAAAGGCTAGGAGAAGTTTAA
- a CDS encoding iron chaperone, translating to MHNPTTVDAYIAGFPEEIAEGLEQIRGAIHQAAPEAKEAIKYGIPTFVLNGNLVHFAAFKKHFGLYPTPSGTSAFKEEIAPYKGTKGSIHFPLNKPLPLDLITQIVTFRIQENAEQAIKRKKVK from the coding sequence ATGCATAACCCTACGACTGTCGATGCCTACATCGCTGGCTTTCCTGAAGAAATTGCCGAGGGTCTTGAGCAAATCCGGGGTGCCATTCATCAAGCTGCACCAGAGGCAAAAGAGGCCATCAAATATGGTATACCAACCTTTGTGTTAAACGGAAACTTGGTTCACTTTGCCGCTTTTAAAAAGCATTTTGGACTCTACCCTACCCCTTCTGGAACTAGTGCATTCAAGGAGGAAATTGCCCCTTATAAAGGCACTAAAGGATCGATTCATTTTCCGCTCAATAAGCCACTCCCTCTCGATTTAATTACTCAAATCGTTACCTTTCGGATTCAGGAAAACGCCGAACAAGCCATAAAACGCAAAAAGGTAAAGTAA
- a CDS encoding DNA double-strand break repair nuclease NurA, producing MNQIEIPSYAIDSVAKAINDTVNRPSQVTVRTIEGESETPHYFEIIPFDKIDESTINFFAIDGSYNFQEFYNGISIGVYTAGYVCFNEGKQIKLNDIDSAIIKGKNYFPKNIMITNDVDKYLIYDEFLELEPVKKFIEFIGNPEDWSGWADSNEKAREIICSNNSKLFSFCQAVLEWALVYEISNLDIIKSGDFILRDGNLRSLDIKQKYLIKLGKYLHEKNIYLVSITKNSAIKLHMSSAFRELDQYLQEDLKYKFQFTETEEAKRKICCWLEVTDYYLTKAFQNSMITKKSIKGGRGFGLYFVARLDYVEKLQNYDWLVADINIFDCIPNIENNDTTRDINKIEKIFLELTRLTQEHYILGYPYPLTEAHSFVSLKNTFKQEIINRVKIALYKDLRMEHVDIENMFLDIHDRF from the coding sequence ATGAATCAGATCGAAATTCCAAGTTATGCTATAGACTCAGTAGCTAAGGCTATAAATGATACCGTAAATCGCCCCTCTCAGGTTACGGTAAGGACTATAGAAGGTGAGTCTGAAACTCCTCACTATTTTGAGATAATTCCCTTTGATAAAATAGATGAGTCAACTATCAACTTCTTTGCTATTGACGGAAGTTACAATTTTCAAGAATTTTATAATGGAATTAGTATTGGGGTATACACAGCCGGGTACGTTTGCTTTAATGAAGGTAAACAGATAAAGCTCAATGACATAGACAGTGCCATAATTAAAGGGAAAAATTATTTCCCTAAAAACATAATGATTACTAATGATGTCGACAAGTATTTAATCTATGATGAATTCTTGGAGCTGGAGCCAGTAAAGAAGTTTATAGAATTTATTGGCAATCCGGAGGATTGGTCCGGATGGGCAGATAGTAATGAAAAGGCTAGAGAAATTATATGTAGCAATAACTCAAAGTTATTTTCATTTTGCCAGGCAGTATTAGAATGGGCGCTAGTTTACGAAATATCAAACTTGGATATTATAAAATCGGGTGACTTTATACTGAGAGATGGAAACTTAAGATCTTTGGATATCAAACAAAAATACTTGATCAAGCTTGGCAAGTATTTACACGAAAAAAACATTTACCTAGTTTCGATCACAAAGAATTCCGCAATAAAGCTCCACATGTCTTCTGCTTTTAGAGAGTTAGACCAATACTTACAAGAAGATTTAAAGTATAAATTTCAATTCACTGAGACAGAGGAAGCGAAAAGAAAAATATGCTGTTGGTTGGAAGTGACAGATTACTATTTAACAAAAGCTTTCCAAAATAGTATGATAACAAAAAAGAGCATTAAAGGCGGGAGGGGCTTTGGGTTGTATTTTGTAGCAAGATTAGATTATGTTGAAAAGCTCCAAAACTATGACTGGCTTGTTGCAGATATTAATATATTCGATTGCATACCAAATATTGAAAACAACGATACAACTAGAGATATAAATAAGATTGAGAAAATATTTTTAGAGCTAACCAGGCTAACGCAAGAGCATTATATACTGGGTTATCCATATCCATTAACTGAAGCCCATAGTTTTGTAAGCCTAAAAAATACGTTTAAGCAAGAAATAATCAATCGAGTAAAAATAGCTCTTTACAAAGACTTAAGAATGGAGCATGTTGATATTGAAAACATGTTCTTGGATATTCACGATAGATTCTGA
- a CDS encoding heavy metal-binding domain-containing protein, with protein MTTELTACPNCDAKLKGGMFSNASLLPEHQIRIINEYRSQKSAGYCTKCGPDLYSSSVGQIRTERSQMWDKIKDLLSAVPVLSIQSPLNWDYTVVGMVTGQSTTGTGAISDFTSSITDMFGLQSGRYNAKIKSGERICFAQLRKQALEYGGNAVVGTDIDYSEVGGEKGMLLVCAAGTAVKLNNLDALDPERKAKLEELMNVVARWKALDRYNTSEN; from the coding sequence ATGACAACCGAATTAACGGCCTGTCCTAACTGCGACGCAAAGTTGAAAGGAGGCATGTTCTCTAATGCAAGCCTTTTACCTGAGCATCAAATCAGGATTATTAACGAATACCGAAGCCAAAAATCGGCAGGCTACTGCACAAAATGCGGCCCTGATTTGTACTCCAGTTCAGTTGGTCAAATTAGGACTGAGCGCAGTCAAATGTGGGACAAGATTAAAGACTTACTTAGCGCCGTTCCGGTGCTTTCCATTCAATCCCCGCTGAATTGGGATTATACAGTTGTTGGAATGGTGACTGGTCAATCGACAACCGGCACGGGGGCTATTTCTGATTTCACATCGTCTATCACGGATATGTTTGGATTACAGTCCGGAAGGTACAATGCTAAGATTAAGTCAGGAGAAAGGATTTGCTTTGCTCAGCTTCGAAAACAAGCCTTGGAGTATGGCGGTAATGCCGTAGTCGGGACAGATATCGACTATTCAGAAGTTGGGGGCGAAAAAGGGATGTTACTAGTTTGTGCAGCAGGCACGGCAGTCAAACTCAACAACTTAGATGCTCTAGATCCAGAACGGAAAGCCAAGCTGGAAGAGTTAATGAATGTCGTTGCCAGATGGAAGGCTCTTGACCGCTATAATACTAGCGAGAATTGA
- a CDS encoding SHOCT domain-containing protein produces MKKLYLALFVLLSTITFAQKDSVKHEVLDKAEVSGYYNIHFWVPEISTDPKQIEAVAQSLVNQYCSGSPGCNGVYFWKTRDAYQKLMFKRNELTIDKYDYNKDKWLKAEDRWKKANWKYVCENLYADFTGVNTINELSFFPYYDDDYRKYGGKKKRPEIRSTRIFPVSSVEISTDPVSQQKPKGSATGVLVVTLTIAIGLVWWVIRNQNKKSKSEAQDNQHPIAPPVQTQTKDIKEWKFGMLGGTIWIENGMLSYKSFPLGATYPLSAVQGVQYNTSLGVAEYIVLASGGKNEKVSIRKSDQSKQTIQEINDYIANWKRSQQSPIAATSSTNQIADEIQKLANLRDSGILTEAEFQEQKQKLLSR; encoded by the coding sequence ATGAAGAAACTGTACCTAGCCTTATTTGTCCTTCTATCGACTATCACTTTTGCCCAAAAAGATTCTGTCAAGCATGAAGTCTTAGACAAAGCCGAGGTGAGCGGCTACTACAACATTCATTTTTGGGTACCTGAAATTAGTACAGATCCTAAGCAGATTGAAGCCGTGGCGCAATCACTGGTTAATCAGTATTGTTCAGGCTCCCCTGGTTGTAATGGCGTTTACTTCTGGAAAACGCGGGATGCTTACCAGAAGCTCATGTTTAAAAGAAACGAGCTGACCATTGATAAATATGATTACAATAAAGATAAGTGGCTAAAGGCTGAGGATCGCTGGAAAAAGGCGAACTGGAAATATGTTTGCGAAAACCTATACGCTGATTTTACAGGCGTAAATACGATAAACGAACTGTCGTTTTTCCCCTATTACGATGATGATTACCGGAAATATGGAGGTAAGAAGAAGCGTCCAGAAATACGATCGACTCGCATTTTTCCAGTCAGTAGCGTAGAAATATCTACCGACCCTGTTTCTCAGCAAAAACCAAAAGGTTCAGCGACAGGTGTATTGGTTGTCACGCTGACAATAGCCATTGGTTTAGTCTGGTGGGTTATCCGGAATCAAAACAAGAAGAGTAAAAGCGAGGCCCAGGATAACCAACATCCCATTGCCCCGCCCGTCCAAACGCAAACAAAAGATATTAAGGAGTGGAAGTTTGGTATGCTCGGGGGCACCATTTGGATTGAAAACGGAATGCTATCTTATAAAAGCTTTCCGCTGGGTGCAACCTATCCTCTATCGGCTGTTCAGGGTGTTCAGTATAATACCAGCCTTGGGGTCGCCGAATATATTGTATTGGCAAGTGGAGGGAAGAACGAAAAAGTCTCTATCCGTAAATCAGATCAATCAAAGCAAACCATTCAGGAAATTAACGATTACATCGCTAACTGGAAAAGGTCTCAGCAATCACCCATTGCAGCAACATCCTCAACTAATCAAATCGCCGACGAAATTCAAAAACTAGCCAACTTGCGTGATAGCGGCATCCTCACTGAAGCTGAGTTCCAGGAGCAAAAACAGAAACTACTTTCTAGGTAA